The DNA window GCCCAGCCGCCGGCGCGACCTGCCGCCGGGGTCGCCGCCGCTGCCCTGGGTGCGACAGCCGCGGCATCACCCGCCTGGTTGCTGGCCCCGGACTGCAGTCGGGCCGGCACACCCGGCACGCTCTGCACGATTTTCAGTCTGGCTGCCTCGGCGGCAGCGCGGCTCTCGAAGGGACCGGCCGTCACCAGCGCCAGGGTCCGCCCGGACTGCGTGATCGGTCGAGCCTGCGCCGGATAACCCAGCGCCTGCACCCGGGCAATCAGATTGCGGGCGCTGGCCGACGATCCATAGGCACTCAGATTCAGGCTGTAATGGCCATGCGCCGCCTGCGCCGTCGGGGCAGCCGCACGCGGCGCAGCAGCGGATGGCGCAGGCGTCGGTGCCGCCCTCACGGGCGCGACAGGCGCCGGAGCCGGATGGCGACGACGATCCGGTATCACCGGCTCGCTGCCCTGCCCGGTTTCCACATCGGCCGGACTACGCGACTGGATATCCACCCGGGCCAGATCACCGCCCCCCTTGTGCGCGATCACCGGCTCGTTGGCCGCAGGCTGGGCCGCTGACGACGAGACCTGCGCCGCCGGCGCCTGGGTTGCTGCCGGCGGCGTCTGAACCGCCGGCGTGCTGACGGCGCCCGCCGGCGCCGGCGGTGCATTCGAGGTCAGGTCCATGGTGCGGGTCTGCATATCCGCCGAAGGCTCGGCCGGAATATCCAGACTCACATTCTTGTCGCCTCCCGGCGGCGTAGGATTGCTGGAAAAGAACATCGGCACAAATATCACGGCCAAGGCAATCAGTACCGCAGCTCCCAGCAGTCGCGTTTTCAAATCAGGCTCCCAAGCGGCTTGGCCATGAACAGAGCGCTGATTATAGCGGTCCCGCCGGCAACGCCAAGCGCAGCAAACCGCCACCATTCATCCTGCATCGACGCCGGCAAGCGCCATGACGATGGATGACGAGGGGGCCACCCCGCTCCGGTCCTCGCGCGCCCGTTCCCATGCGACGGCAGGGGCGGCCGCTTGCACACGTGGCGCCGGCTGGCCAGACAGGCCCGGCCGGGGCCACATCGGCCTCAGCCGTCGTCCGGAAACAGCTCCAGCACCTGACTGGCCACATGAAACGACCCCAGCGCCAACAACAGCTCGTCCTCGCGCCGCGCGGCCGCGGCGCGCGCGCCCGCCAGTGCCGCGGCCAGATCGGGATAGATCGAATAGCCCGCCTGCGGTGCGCTTCGGTGCAGCGCCTCGGCCAGGGCAATGGCAGGGAGCCCACGCGGCGTCACCCCATCCAGACCGATCAGATGCCAATGATCGATCCGGGCATCCAGCGCGGCAATCACGCCCCCGACATCCTTGTCCGCCAGGGCGCCATAAACGGCCTGTACCGGAGCGGCCCCTCGCCGGACCAGCCAGTCCGCCAGCGATGCGGCCGCCTGCGGATTGTGCGCCACATCCAGGTACAGCTGCGGACCCGGCTCGCCCATGTCCACCGGCTGCAGCCGGGCCTGGATCCGGACGCTGGCCAGGGCGCGGGCCAGCGCGGCCGGCACCAGCCACGGCGGCGACTGCGGCCGGGCCTGGTCGCGGACTCGCAGGGCCGCGATCGCCGTCGCCGCGTTGTCCCGCTGCACCGGCGCCAGCAGGGCCGGAGACGGCAGGTCAAGAACGTGGTCGGTGCCGAACCACCAGCGCCAGCCATCGTCCAGCGGGCGTGCACCAAAATCGAGATCGATGCGCCACACTTCGGCACCGGCCTCGGCCGCTGCCTGCAGCAAGCCCTGCGGCGGCTGATGATCGCCGATCAGCAACGGTCGCCCGGCACGGGCGATGCCGGCCTTCTCGCGGCCGATGCTGTCGCGGTCAGCCCCCAGCCAATCCATATGATCCAGATCGACGGTGGTGACGACGGCGATGTCGGCATCCACGATATTGATGGCGTCGAGCCGCCCGCCCAGACCGACCTCCAGCACCGCCACGTCCAGCCCGG is part of the Frateuria aurantia DSM 6220 genome and encodes:
- a CDS encoding SPOR domain-containing protein — protein: MKTRLLGAAVLIALAVIFVPMFFSSNPTPPGGDKNVSLDIPAEPSADMQTRTMDLTSNAPPAPAGAVSTPAVQTPPAATQAPAAQVSSSAAQPAANEPVIAHKGGGDLARVDIQSRSPADVETGQGSEPVIPDRRRHPAPAPVAPVRAAPTPAPSAAAPRAAAPTAQAAHGHYSLNLSAYGSSASARNLIARVQALGYPAQARPITQSGRTLALVTAGPFESRAAAEAARLKIVQSVPGVPARLQSGASNQAGDAAAVAPRAAAATPAAGRAGGWAVQLAAMGTQADANALRDRLRANGFDAYVDSVAVSGKRLWRVRAGPQTQRADASRVREAIRGKLGISGNIVSAP
- the folC gene encoding bifunctional tetrahydrofolate synthase/dihydrofolate synthase → MPHTLSEWLDYQQQTHPNSIELGLGRVREVWQRMGRPRPAAEVITVGGTNGKGSTVALLDAMLRTSGQRVGTYTSPHLIRYNERIRIDGREVGDAELVAAFERIEHARAGLPLTYFEFGTLAALDLLARAGLDVAVLEVGLGGRLDAINIVDADIAVVTTVDLDHMDWLGADRDSIGREKAGIARAGRPLLIGDHQPPQGLLQAAAEAGAEVWRIDLDFGARPLDDGWRWWFGTDHVLDLPSPALLAPVQRDNAATAIAALRVRDQARPQSPPWLVPAALARALASVRIQARLQPVDMGEPGPQLYLDVAHNPQAAASLADWLVRRGAAPVQAVYGALADKDVGGVIAALDARIDHWHLIGLDGVTPRGLPAIALAEALHRSAPQAGYSIYPDLAAALAGARAAAARREDELLLALGSFHVASQVLELFPDDG